The Takifugu flavidus isolate HTHZ2018 chromosome 16, ASM371156v2, whole genome shotgun sequence genome contains the following window.
CTTCCCTGGGCTTCGGTAACGGTAAAGGCGTTTATTTCCGGTATTCGCTGTCCGGATTTTCTGGTTCTTCTATCGATCGTGTGTAAGTTTGgagtgcgtgcgcgtgtgcgtccgtgcgtgcgtgcgtgtggaaGTACTCCAGCCCAGGTCCTGTCACCGCCTTCCACCGCAGACGGGCATCCGTGTTCCTACATGCAAGTTACCGTCGAGGCTGCACAGTCGTTGTCCAGCAATGACCGAAAGCCCCGCGACCAAGCCAgccggggggggcgggggtcagCGTGCACGGAACGGGCTGAAACCGGAGAGGAACGGCTTGCTGAAGAGCTTTGGGTGCAAACATGAGCTGCAGCCGACGCACAACTGCCagcccgaggaggaggaggtaaggCCCGGGATGGGACGGGAGAGGCTGGGGGAGCATCTGCTCCGCGGACCCGGAAGATGCTCCCCTGCATCGGCTTTGTTTTCCGATCATCAGCGCTGTCATTTACTCATCTAAAACGTTGTTGAGCGGCGCACACGCCCATCATAATTAGGAATATTCcagaatttgaaaaaaaaaaaatagttttgtgTCTTGTGTAATATTAGAAACTACAAGTTttcttaaaaattaaaaaaaaaagcgtaAATTTTGCATTTTCGCCAGGCGTAGGCGCGCCAGAAGCACATTTCTTTGTTAAAACTTCAAGATAAGATGTGCTGATATTCCCTCGCGCCCGTTGGGGAGGAAGTGGTCTTGACAGCCACCCAACGAGTGAAGGGGTCGAGTTGTTGTCTAAATGTCTGCTGAAATGAAGAGGAGACCTTCAATGTGTGGATTTTATGAAATCTGCCACCAACCTCTAGTTTATTATCCCCATGGTTGGCTAAAACGCACATTAGTTGCAGGATGGAGGTGCACCTGTCGGGTTAACGGTCCTCACCAGGAAGCTCTCAGCTTCAAGCTTTGAAACGAAAGTTGCAGGTTTCCTCAGATTGTTGCGCCCcgcacacaccagacacacagatgttttCACGTTTAACACACATTTGGATCAGACTTTTAGAGACGCTGCTGACGGGTCACGGCGGAGTCGGGTCCTCTGAGGCCCGATCATGTGTGAACCCCGGCTGACTGCGTCTGCGGGCTTATGAGAGGCATGACCCGTCACATGACGGGTCTGATGGCTGCGAGCGGGAGGATGGCGGGGAAAGGGGGGGGAAGGCTCCGGGTCCGTTTACGTTGTTGCTCTGAGGGTGACACAGATTTCCCGGCAGCTTCCCTTATTTGCCATTCAAAGTCTGGCTCATTAAGACAAAAGGAGAAGCTTTTAAATGTGAAACCCGAGTCCagctcagaggtgtgtgtgtgtgtgtgtgtgtgtgtgtgtgtgtgtgtgtgtgtgtgtgtgtgtgggtaaaTAAAGCCTTCTTTATTGATGCCTGTACAGATCGATCGATGCAAAGttgctttgttgtgtttgttgtacGTGGACCCATCCTGTAAAGggttctgttgccatggcggaTCACAGATGTAATCAACcatcactgttgttgttgttgttgttcctttTTGGTGCTGGAGGTCCGCAGCAGCCTGTACAGGCGACCTTTCGTCGAGTCCTACGAGGAGACGCCCATGCTCGTGGCGGTCCTCACCTACGTGGGCTACGGCATCCTGACCATCTTCGGCTACCTCCGCGACTTCCTCCGCCACTGGAAGATCGAGAGGTGCCACATcgccagagagagggaggagcagaaggtgAGGGGTCGGCCCCGGGGTCCGAGCCGGGTCCCGGAATAATCCGTAAGGCTGTGAGCTCATAGTGAGGCGAGAATCTGGGCTGGTTTCTGCTatttatcagtgtgtgtgtagccgCAGCCGTTAGCGGCTGATTACCAAAACGAACCCCCGGGAACGCCGAAGACGTGCCGGCGAGCTCAGCACGTCGGGGTGGTTTCCGAGCCTGGAGATTAGGCCCATTGTTCCCGAGTGCTTGGCTGCGTTGAGGAAAGGAAGCCGGTGGGAAGTTAAACGACCGAGAGGAAATCCAAGGAATGTTTTCACCAAGAAACGAggaatgtgatgtgatgtgtggGAATTCCAGTCGGTGAAGGTGAATCAGCCTAATTGTTTCCTGTCTTCGTCCGCTCGTAGGACTTTGTGCCCCTCTACCAGGACTTCGAGAACTTCTACAACAGGAATCTGTACATGCGGATCAGGGACAACTGGAACAGGCCCGTCTGCAGCGTGCCCGGGCCCAGAATGGACCTGAAGCAGCGAGTGTCCCACGACTACAACTGGACATTTGAGtgagaataaaaaaatatgtcTTTGTATTTTGGGGGGTTAGCTGGAGGCACCGGCGCTGGTGTTAGCGGGTCCGGTTGAGAGGAGGGAACGACCTCCCTTAGCGGCCTCTCATTATGCccttctgcccccctccctccctcccacaggtACACAGATCAGGTGATACGCGACGTGATTAACCTCGGCTCGTACAATTACCTCGGCTTTGCTGAGAACACTGGACCGTGCACTGATGCGGTGGCCAAGGTCACCCTCCAATATGGCGTCGGCGTGGCGAGCACCAGGCAGGAAATGGGTAGGAGAGCCCGCCGGCTCGGACTCTTTTCAGTCAGATCCGAGGGGAAGCAGCCGGTCACGTCTCAgacagatgatgtcacatccaGGTGTAGGCAACCCGGTCCTGCGAGGCTCACGCCCtggccgggttttctgtcctaccacgtggataaaacagaaaacatggcCCGGCTATGAGACTCATAGGGTTGCCATAGAACCGGGTTGCCATAGAACCGGGTTGCCATAGAACCGGGTTGCCTACCCCTGCATTGAGAGGGTCATGTTGCTACTTTGTCGTGGTAAATAACGATTCCACGTGACTTTCAGAGCGACTGATTGGTCCGTCGTGTGTTGTGCGCCACAGGCAACCTCGATAAACacgaggttctggaggagctgacgGCCAGTTTCCTGGGGGTGGAGGCAGCCATGGCGTTCGGAATGGGGTTCGCCACCAACTCCATGAACATTCCAGCACTGGTCggcaaggtaaaaaaaaaagatctgttttgttttgactcCACCTCGGCGGAGTTCTTACCGCTAGCTTCCTTTGATAGATGCTGTGACCGGACAGTCGGTTTTAACAGCGTGTGACTCTGGTGTCCCGCAGGGCTGTCTGATCCTCAGCGATGAACTGAACCACGTCTCTCTGGTGCTGGGGGCCAGACTCTCTGGGGCCACCATCAGAGTCTTCAAGCACAACAGTGAGTCTGAATCACAGATGGTTCTTCAGGGCCCCTCTGTGGGGCTCCTGGTGGGGCTCCAGAGCCGCTCCTGTGccgcctctctgctgcagacGCCAGTTTTCAGTCGGTAACGCTCTGCTAATGTTTCCCCTCAGACATGCAGAACCTCGAGAAACTGTTGAGGGAAGCGATCGTTCACGGGCAGCCCAGGACTCACAGACCGTGGAAGAAAATCCTCATCGTGGTTGAAGGCATTTACAGGTGTTTTCAGGCGTTTTTCCCTCCGCTTTTACATTTCTATTGGGAGAAAGAGTTGCTCTTTTCTCCCCTGAGCTGTCGGTTGGTCAACGGTTTGATGCTGAGAGCGGGAGGAGGGCGAGAACTCTGCGCTTAAACTGGCGAGGAGGCGTTCGTTTTCGACTGTGCTTCATTCCCTTTTCTAGTTTTCTTCATAAAACATGAGAACTTTTCGCTGTCAAAGATTCACCGTTTTTGTTTTAGCCTCTGAATCTGCtggtttaaaattaaaaaaaagggagcagCTTTTTCATCCTGCAGCGTTTAGAGAGCTGATGACCCTTTTCCTGTTTTGGTAACGTGCTTCCTGCAGCATGGAGGGCAGCATAGTGCGCCTGCCAGAGGTCATCGCCCTGAAGAAGCGATACCGGGCGTACGTTTATCTAGACGAGGCCCACAGCATCGGCGCCCTGGGCTCGAGGGGAAGAGGCGTGGTGGACTACTTTGGGCTGGACCCCTGCGACGTGGACGTCAT
Protein-coding sequences here:
- the LOC130540119 gene encoding serine palmitoyltransferase 2-like, producing MTESPATKPAGGGGGQRARNGLKPERNGLLKSFGCKHELQPTHNCQPEEEEVRSSLYRRPFVESYEETPMLVAVLTYVGYGILTIFGYLRDFLRHWKIERCHIAREREEQKDFVPLYQDFENFYNRNLYMRIRDNWNRPVCSVPGPRMDLKQRVSHDYNWTFEYTDQVIRDVINLGSYNYLGFAENTGPCTDAVAKVTLQYGVGVASTRQEMGNLDKHEVLEELTASFLGVEAAMAFGMGFATNSMNIPALVGKGCLILSDELNHVSLVLGARLSGATIRVFKHNNMQNLEKLLREAIVHGQPRTHRPWKKILIVVEGIYSMEGSIVRLPEVIALKKRYRAYVYLDEAHSIGALGSRGRGVVDYFGLDPCDVDVMMGTFTKSFGAAGGYIAGKRELIEYLRTHSHSVVYATSMSPPVVEQIIASMKCIMGEDGTTVGQERIRQLAENTVYFRKRLREMGFTVYGNQDSPVIPMMLYMPSKIGAFGREMLKRNIGVVVVGFPATPIIESRVRFCISSAHTKHLLDKALSVISEVGDLLQLKYSRHRLQPSPMRPLDDSVYEDVVD